One segment of Equus asinus isolate D_3611 breed Donkey chromosome 18, EquAss-T2T_v2, whole genome shotgun sequence DNA contains the following:
- the LOC123278253 gene encoding keratin-associated protein 19-3-like produces MSHYSNYYRGLGYGFGGSSELGHGYGCGCGSFHRMGSSFGSGCSSFHRLGSGGFGYRCHRPSFYGGYGFSSFY; encoded by the coding sequence ATGAGCCACTACAGCAACTACTACAGAGGCCTGGGCTATGGCTTTGGAGGCTCCAGTGAGCTGGGCCATGGCTATGGCTGTGGATGTGGCAGCTTCCACAGAATGGGCTCTAGCTTTGGTTCTGGGTGTAGCAGCTTCCACAGACTGGGCTCTGGAGGCTTCGGTTACAGATGCCACCGCCCATCCTTCTATGGAGGATATGGATTCTCTAGCTTCTACTGA